A window of Plasmodium malariae genome assembly, chromosome: 12 genomic DNA:
tttttttctgtttcccttcacatacaaatattataaaaattaccttttttttattcaaattttGCAGAAAAGagattatttcattaatgaCTATTAACTtttagttataataattttttggtGGTCAATTTATCTGTTAAGCTACgtgatatattaattcttaatttcttctttgctttttatttttttgaatattcccttctttttttcctttatcaTCATTTTGAGGATAATGCGCCATGGATGGTCCTGGCAAAATTTTGttgtaaatattatgaatatagcTGTAGacatcttcatttttattactgtTTGCATTTTtagtgttttttttattttcatttgatGTATGTTCATTAATTTCTTCGTCAATAGATCCAAAAAGATCTGGTCTGTTAATAACAAAAAGAGATAAATTTCCTTCAATATCCTCAAGAGGTGTGAAAGACGCTTCCTTCTTTGCCCTCTCATATAATTTGTCTTTTTGTTCTTTCCACTGTGGGTCCAATAATAATGTTTTCAGATGTTTCGTCATATCATTTATATCAATTGGTTGATTTGTTATTGGgcataaatgcatattttcattatttattctatgTTTCTTGGATTTTTCGTAATTCTTTAcgacaataattttttcttcattttcatcatcatcatcaacAACTTGAATATTATCATCTTTAATTTCTTCCTTATTCAGTGattcattatcattatcttctttatttttgtcCAATTTATCAAGTTTGTGTCCTTTTTGTTGTTCTTTGATATCCTTTTTactagtaataatattatcatcCTTTTCTGAGGAACTTTCTTTCGATTCTTCTGCTGCATCAtgcgtatatttatttcttagtTTAGTTATCTCTGtatcttcttcttcctctaCTTCCCCTTTATCTGTATCGTGTTTATCTTCTTCTTCCACTCCTTCCATATCTTCTCCTTCATCTATTACTTTACTTACATTATTCGCgtgataataaatattatctattttttccaaattagtatattttttatccgTATCGAATAATTGatttaatacataattttcgACATTATTAAAATCGATTGACTGTGGCaaatattcaatattttcGTCAAAGTTAATTGTTTCTACAACGGAGAAACTTACCCAATCATAAAATGTGtcacattttgttttttcttcaatttttctttcttcttcttctttttttttcatattatggttataaatactataagaataatttagAATATCACTTTTGTtgtttgaatatttttttattttatctattaTATCTGTATTTGGAAGTAAGCACTTTACATAGATGTCAATAAGTTtagaaaagaaattaaagtACAAATTATTTGCTCTTAAAAAATCATActgattattatttttttctctttctatAAGTTCATTTAGGAATTTATTTCCGTTTCTTGCAACAAACAATGCTgttgttttaattaaatcaACATCTACTGAACTGATAAATGGAgatataattgtatatatgtcttcctttatttctattttttcttcttggTTTTGTATTCCTTCTTCTTCTGCTTGATCATCTATTGAGtagataattttatttttctcttttttattgtcTTCTTTTACAAAATCACATATCTTTAAAATGTGTTCATTATTAGTAGATTTATTTAagtcttctcttttttttatctccATAATAGCCTTAGGAATTATCTTCCTTTCTTCTGCACCTAGAAATAACTCATGTAACTTAtattgataataaaaaaaataaggatgCGTAGGGTTTATAAAGCCAAactgtttttctttttctttatatattttctgttCGAAtattcttccattttttttaacaaaagcAGCTGTTTTATCAATAACACCTTTCATACTACTTGGTGGCAGAATCATTTCGCTCTCTAAAAATTCTAGCCTTTTGGTCATAATTTCTTGATCCTTaacatttacattttcatCAAATATGCTTCCCTTAACTATAACTTTAGCCATTTCTCCTTGTATTACTATGCAGTAAGAGTATTTCTTGCTTTACTTTGATTTGcgtttaattttcatttattctattctctatactcttttttaaattatttatatgatttcacaatataagtaatatttattactacataatattaaaaaaaattatcaatttttctacttttctaagttcaattaatttttttctacacAATTTGTTAATTAATCCTTCTCTGTtacttttgtatttttaaatagaaaatacATTCATcaaattctatttttaaagCAAGATCATTCTGATtaatatttgcatatatatatatgtgcaaattatatattatatgttttttatacgattattctttttttttctttttgaagGTTTTCCCAATTtgcttttcatttaattacacagtaatttttctacatttaaattagtttaaattctttttttctatttatatatactaagAGATCGCCTCGGGATATTGATAAAATTTCACTAAATGAAATCTATgattttactaattttaaaagGAGCACGTCGGTAACTAACATACTGCTTaaacataatacatataaaataattttaaaggtATTCTTATGTAAAGGAGATTttaggtaaaaataaaaataaaaaaaaattaagtataaaTTCACATTTTGGACATGTACGtaacttaattttaataattccaAATGTTCatatgattttattttttatccattAACAAAACACGTCAATAGTTAAATACATGTACGAAGTATTTTATTACTggtataatacatatacttaatatacatatgctcCTAAAttaaacagaaaaatatgaattaccaaaaattgtaaattttatttttattgaccatttaaaaaatagatgatcagaaaaaaactttttcattaaaatgtatagtaaaatacgaaaaaattaaatgatattaatatatacccccataatacatttaatgcGAAAAGAACAAAACAAGGAGAAAATGGAATACGCATATAACttaatttatgtacatttatgaatacataatattattgtatgcatatatttgtgtttaatgtttttctttttttctttttttgcggagtttttttaagaatttaaaaaaaaagagaaagcaataatatatttttattccatgagaatattcattttgcaaaattttttgtaaaatatttacgttattgttttatagtcatttttaattttatgacattaacatatatatttattaaggaTAATTGATtgttcacatatatatataaatatatatgtatgtatgtatatatgcatgtatatatgtatatatgtatgtatatatgtatgtatatatgtatgtatatatatatttataaatatatatatattacattttaggAGGAAGTATGTAAGAATAATAagtgaatattttttatgttcatctctttttccattcatctgtaaacatttatttccgatgtaaataagtatatatatatataattatgtactaaatttttcaatatagatattttttttaattacgcAGTTTTTGCTAACAAATATAATTGTATCCACACATTTGTTATGGTATTACATTGTGttgattttttaatttatcaaaagaaatagtaataaaaataatatattttacacgCAGCATAAGGAACATAAAAGCACAAGTTTACATAATgtgacatttttttttattttttttagcaacatatttttaaaaaggaaaagtattttaaaaataaataaaagaaagatatatatatatttatttatttttgttttagtaaatgaattttttttatttccttatttaattttttttttaatattaatacatgtatatataagattTATAAATAAGGATGGATTTGTATGAAGCTAAAAAAAGGGAGTTGTATTTAAAGAGgaaagatataaatttatattaccaCCCTATCAAGACtattactcttttttttttagaattgaaaaatataattttgaatatataccaaaaacataaaaaatacaataaaataatactgttgattataatagttatattgcttttatttaaaataagacATAAATATGAGTACTTAAatgattttataatatatgtagaaGTTGTAATATGGTGGCTTGCTTTAGGAATATTAAGTAGCGTAGGTTTAGGATGCGGTATGCATTCAGGGGTATTGTTTTTGTTTCcacacatttattttatttgttcaacGTCTGAATATTGCAATTCATTGGATTTTGACTCAAGGGTAAATATGTGGAGATCGTTGCTAACTTCCGGAAATCATTTTGaagtgaaattaaaaaaaaaaacaaaataacaaaataaaatatttcattaaaagtAGTTTGAATTGTTATATACGTTTGAAAagatgtatatgtacatttgcTTAAGTAACACATTcgcataaataaataaatatatatatatatacatacataaatttatatctgCTTGCACGTACCGTAGTAGATATTACCAGGaatgtaaattattatttcatttttgatATTCGTAGTATGTTATTAAAGTTAGTTGTTACAAAGACTATATAATTAGTAATGCATTATGTAAATAgaagttaaatatatatattttttttcacctAAAGTGCAAAAGTAGAAACGACGGGAACATAACTTTATCaagattattttttaaagtatatccatattgttttatatggGGAATGGGAACGGCATTTGGTGAACTACCTCCTTATCTGACGTCATATTATGCGTCAAAGgtaatatgaaaaagattAGGAAATGACAATTAACGGaagaatggaaaaaatggaaaagttTTTACCAAAGTGcacatattttatagaaatggcattattttatgaaaaataaaaataataaaatgaaataaatttgaaagtgtctttttatttataaattatttttaaatgtatgtatgttttttttttttttttataatagtcCAAGTTATATGATGAtgattatgaaaattttgaaaaagatataatagAAGGAAAACAGAATATGATTACGTCTATGAAAATATGGatgataaattttattaaaaaacatgGATCCCTTtctgtttttcttttgtcATGTTGGCCTAATGGTAATATACATATCCATGGACTTAAGTTTATATTATGCTTTCAGTATGCTTGTGTTCtatgtgtatttattatacGTATATTATTCTACTACTTTTTATTCACCCCtttattttagttatttattttattttttctatctcTGCAGTAATGTTTGATTTGTGTGGAATTTGTTGTGGGCATTTTCTTATGCCATTtagaacattttttattccacTTATTTTGGGAAAAGGTATTGTAAAAACCCTTGCTCAGTCCTTGTTCTTAATCTTTGTATTTTCAAACAAGTATAGAGGaatgcaaataaaaattctacAGAAAGTAATATCGCTTTTCCCTTTACTCGGACTTTCTAATAATTTCGATCCGtcatatattgaaaattttctGGACGAAAAAATctcaattttaaaatatgggAAAAAATCTAACTccaaaatgaattttatgtttttatttaatatatttttttttgtagtaattatttatttttttatttcctgtATAAATCAGATAGCCCAAAAATATCAAAaggttatatatttaaaaatataaagaaataatatagaagATTGTTATgcttataataatttaacaaaataattcaaaagtGTGTTCTACTTTCAAAAAGGGTTTAATTGCgatatatgtttaattttattattattattattattattattattattattattattattattattattattattattattattattattattattattattattattattattattattattattatttttatttttttttgtagaatATTGACGAAGATgaattaaaaagatataaaaatggGAAAGATGAAGTAATAACGAAGAAAATTAAGGAATGATGATATGTAATTTAGAATAAAtggaatatttataaatacattttaataatacctTTAGTTATTTGTAATAAGTTAGAAgttaaaatacatatgtatgtatgcatatagtgtatatatgtattttatgaAGTACatactatttaaaaagaaaggaaaaaagtaatttatttGGTCAAATATGAGATTATGCAAATGTGGATTACCTTaagtcctttttttttcacatatatttatatatacgaatTTGTGTTCATATGTCTGCATaagtatgcatatatagGAATTGTTCACTCAAACTTTGAAAACCATATatgtctttttatttttttgaattgcATTCTTTTGTCAGGATTGTTATTTAGCAgatttctataaaatataaaaacttaaaacaattttaaagttaaaaatatattaatttaatacatttttattttatattttatttaaaagttgTATGTATACCTTAATAAgtgttttaaatttatgtCAATTTTTCGGTATTTTGGAAAAACCAACTTTCCGTTTTTCATGTTCCTAtaaatttcaaatatattatcccCACTAAagaattaagaaaatatgaaaatgaaaatattttataacataatGTTAGGAAGaatatgttaaaattttcgatgttatatttataagcAAGAATGAAAGGGTTCTGATTACCAAATATTATGTAAGGGATGTGCATGTGTGCATATAAGGGTGGGCACATGTGAGTATGcatgtatttgtatgtatatatatgcatgggTATGCATGAATAATAGTGAATAATTACTAGTAAGGAGTTTTTCCGAACAGAAATGTATACAGAACAGATCCAAAGTTATATGACAACTTTTTCGAAAGCTGGGCaactttattattaacattgaataaatattcaaaggaattaaaaatatccGTTGCTTGAATATGTgtactaaaattttttagaatGAAAGAACATGTGTCAAAATCTATTAACTTCATcaaattcatattattaatttcacTTTCTGAAAAACAGAATTGTTTATTGTCTTGTTTCTGTAATTCCCCCTTTTCACTGTTTTCGctgtttattatatttgaattttcAGTATTTTCACTATTGTGTTGCTTCTTCGATTCTTggtttttattcattttgctCTTATTATGTCTTTTAAGTTCTTGTTTTCCAAATAGGTctagtatattattatttgtgtttataccttcataaaaatatttatttataaaatgtatatccagataaattaaaaaatccTTATTCAcgttttctattttatcttggttaaaatataaccaataaaattttaaaaaactaacAGAATTGTTCTCcatgtatttaaaaatagataagttttttattttgtttatttgacATCTCTTAGTAGGTGGTTTAATTGAATTAATTGTGGtgtttttatactttttacaAACAATACCCTTTTTCGGttctaaaaaatttgattcttctgttttctttctttgaataaatgtttgtatatatacagcAGCTTCATCTgctgaaaaaaatatattgcttAACTTGTTTTCTATAAAGAAAATcctttttacattattattatattcgaAACATTGTgacaaattaatattatataagtattttatttttttatttttcagtttttctgtgtttaattttttataaagacAATAAGAATGACCCCCTTTTATTTCATTCGtccgttttttttttctgcttaagaatattttcttattaaagGAGCTTGCATCACCGTcgtcttttttatattctatttttgatgatttaattaattttttcttaatatttgttTCTATACTTGCCAAATCTAAACACTTTGTTAAAGCACAagtttttgtaatttttttttttttaacatgaACAATGTAAGAAGCAATTTCCTCTTTATTTCTCTTTGTTAGGAGTATATTATCAGGTTTTAGGTCTACGTATGCTACACTTTTTtgtaacaaataaatgaGGGTATtgtaaatgtttaaaaatagGTGTCCAAGGAAATTTTctgaatataaatttatttgtacatGTTTCTTGTCAATACAAAcagttttattatatattgaatatatcccatatttttttttataatacattgATTGATATTTTACGTATGGAAAAATAGCAAATAggatttttttcttttcatcaaaaaatatcttttcaatatgaattatgtttttattctccaaataatttaagaaaaaaatttcatttaaaattttgcaaAAGTGGTTAGTTAAATACACTTGGTCGTTAATATAATAGGgacaattttcttttaaacataatcccaaataaaaaatttttaaacaataatttttgttttctatAACGTCTCTACAATAGTATACATTTCCAAATTCTCCTGTgtatatgcattttattataaggtattgattcataaaataagaagtattttttctttttattttatatacattattcaTAATTTGTTCGTACTTCTTTTCAACACCAATACTATTGTTTTTTCTGCATCTTTTTAGTAAAAcactataaataatatggtATTTTACATCATAACataatttcaattttttattaatttttaaaatatctaAAAGTAATTTCTCATTACAATTCTCAATAAATTCGTTACTCAGTTTTATGCGGCTATTTCTATAACCTTGTTTTGTACCTGAAAACTTTTCATTTGCGATTATGATACCGCTTTTTATATgctcatttaatttttcgtctaatttttttctaaactCTAGGTggatttttgttttttcaaatatattgtttaaaaaatgcaTGTCTTTTGTtgtattcttttcttttcattaaataaaataaattattcttaagCTCTCTTGTGAAATGTATAAGATATTTTTTGAAGTATATTAGTATGAGGGAAAATGGGATTAACAATCAGttaaagacaaaaaaaaaa
This region includes:
- the SF3A1 gene encoding splicing factor 3A subunit 1, putative, coding for MAKVIVKGSIFDENVNVKDQEIMTKRLEFLESEMILPPSSMKGVIDKTAAFVKKNGRIFEQKIYKEKEKQFGFINPTHPYFFYYQYKLHELFLGAEERKIIPKAIMEIKKREDLNKSTNNEHILKICDFVKEDNKKEKNKIIYSIDDQAEEEGIQNQEEKIEIKEDIYTIISPFISSVDVDLIKTTALFVARNGNKFLNELIEREKNNNQYDFLRANNLYFNFFSKLIDIYVKCLLPNTDIIDKIKKYSNNKSDILNYSYSIYNHNMKKKEEEERKIEEKTKCDTFYDWVSFSVVETINFDENIEYLPQSIDFNNVENYVLNQLFDTDKKYTNLEKIDNIYYHANNVSKVIDEGEDMEGVEEEDKHDTDKGEVEEEEDTEITKLRNKYTHDAAEESKESSSEKDDNIITSKKDIKEQQKGHKLDKLDKNKEDNDNESLNKEEIKDDNIQVVDDDDENEEKIIVVKNYEKSKKHRINNENMHLCPITNQPIDINDMTKHLKTLLLDPQWKEQKDKLYERAKKEASFTPLEDIEGNLSLFVINRPDLFGSIDEEINEHTSNENKKNTKNANSNKNEDVYSYIHNIYNKILPGPSMAHYPQNDDKGKKEGNIQKNKKQRRN
- the PmUG01_12079500 gene encoding conserved Plasmodium protein, unknown function; this encodes MDLYEAKKRELYLKRKDINLYYHPIKTITLFFLELKNIILNIYQKHKKYNKIILLIIIVILLLFKIRHKYEYLNDFIIYVEVVIWWLALGILSSVGLGCGMHSGVLFLFPHIYFICSTSEYCNSLDFDSRVNMWRSLLTSGNHFECKSRNDGNITLSRLFFKVYPYCFIWGMGTAFGELPPYLTSYYASKSKLYDDDYENFEKDIIEGKQNMITSMKIWMINFIKKHGSLSVFLLSCWPNVMFDLCGICCGHFLMPFRTFFIPLILGKGIVKTLAQSLFLIFVFSNKYRGMQIKILQKVISLFPLLGLSNNFDPSYIENFLDEKISILKYGKKSNSKMNFMFLFNIFFFVVIIYFFISCINQIAQKYQKNIDEDELKRYKNGKDEVITKKIKE
- the PmUG01_12079600 gene encoding protein kinase, putative; translated protein: MHFLNNIFEKTKIHLEFRKKLDEKLNEHIKSGIIIANEKFSGTKQGYRNSRIKLSNEFIENCNEKLLLDILKINKKLKLCYDVKYHIIYSVLLKRCRKNNSIGVEKKYEQIMNNVYKIKRKNTSYFMNQYLIIKCIYTGEFGNVYYCRDVIENKNYCLKIFYLGLCLKENCPYYINDQVYLTNHFCKILNEIFFLNYLENKNIIHIEKIFFDEKKKILFAIFPYVKYQSMYYKKKYGIYSIYNKTVCIDKKHVQINLYSENFLGHLFLNIYNTLIYLLQKSVAYVDLKPDNILLTKRNKEEIASYIVHVKKKKITKTCALTKCLDLASIETNIKKKLIKSSKIEYKKDDGDASSFNKKIFLSRKKKRTNEIKGGHSYCLYKKLNTEKLKNKKIKYLYNINLSQCFEYNNNVKRIFFIENKLSNIFFSADEAAVYIQTFIQRKKTEESNFLEPKKGIVCKKYKNTTINSIKPPTKRCQINKIKNLSIFKYMENNSVSFLKFYWLYFNQDKIENVNKDFLIYLDIHFINKYFYEGINTNNNILDLFGKQELKRHNKSKMNKNQESKKQHNSENTENSNIINSENSEKGELQKQDNKQFCFSESEINNMNLMKLIDFDTCSFILKNFSTHIQATDIFNSFEYLFNVNNKVAQLSKKLSYNFGSVLYTFLFGKTPYYGDNIFEIYRNMKNGKLVFPKYRKIDINLKHLLRNLLNNNPDKRMQFKKIKRHIWFSKFE